The Punica granatum isolate Tunisia-2019 chromosome 4, ASM765513v2, whole genome shotgun sequence genome has a window encoding:
- the LOC116203776 gene encoding 3-oxoacyl-[acyl-carrier-protein] synthase 3 B, chloroplastic isoform X2, translating to MANASGFLGPSVPSLRRRAQFQRSMAIHGSGFCSPELSAKRVFCSSAIQGADKQALGDSSIESRAPRLVSKGCKLLGSGSAIPSLQVSNDDLAKIVDTSDEWISVRTGIRNRRVLSGKDSLTNLAAEAARKALEMAQVDADDVDMVLMCTSTPEDLFGSAPQIQKALGCKKYPLSYDITAACSGFVLGLVSAACHIRGGGFNNVLVIGADSLSRYVDWTDRGTCILFGDAAGAVLVQSCDAEEDGLFAFDLHSDGDGQRHLKASFTENDIDHAVGTSGAISDFPPRRSSYSCIQMNGKEVFRFACRSVPQSIESALQKAGLDGSNIDWLLLHQ from the exons ATGGCAAATGCATCTGGTTTTTTGGGTCCTTCAGTCCCGAGCTTGAGGAGGAGGGCCCAGTTCCAGCGTTCAATGGCGATTCATGGATCTGGGTTTTGTTCCCCGGAGCTTAGTGCGAAGAGGGTGTTTTGCTCCAGCGCCATTCAAGGTGCTGACAAACAGGCTCTGGGCGATTCTTCCATTGAATCTCGAGCGCCAAG GCTTGTGAGTAAAGGTTGCAAGTTACTTGGATCTGGCTCAGCTATACCATCTCTTCAGGTCTCAAATGATGATCTTGCTAAAATTGTCGATACCTCCGATGAATGGATCTCTGTCCGTACAGGAATCCGCAATCGACGGGTTCTTTCAG GCAAAGATAGTCTGACGAATTTAGCAGCAGAGGCAGCGAGAAAAGCTCTAGAGATGGCACAGGTTGATGCTGACGATGTGGATATGGTCTTGATGTGCACTTCCACCCCTGAGGATCTTTTCGGTAGTGCTCCTCAG ATTCAGAAAGCACTCGGCTGCAAAAAATATCCTTTGTCCTACGATATTACGGCTGCGTGCAGCGGATTCGTGTTGGGTCTAGTCTCAGCTGCTTGCCACATTAGAG GAGGTGGATTTAATAATGTTCTAGTGATTGGTGCCGATTCTCTTTCTCGGTATGTTGATTGGACCGATCGAGGGACCTGCATTCTCTTTGGGGATGCTGCGGGTGCTGTACTGGTGCAG TCCTGTGATGCCGAGGAAGATGGGCTCTTTGCCTTTGATTTGCACAGTGATGGAGATGGGCAAAG GCACCTAAAAGCCTCATTCACAGAAAATGATATTGATCATGCCGTGGGAACTAGTGGGGCCATCTCAGACTTTCCACCAAGACGTTCTTCATATTCTTGCATCCAAATGAATGGTAAAGAGGTCTTCCGCTTCGCTTGCCGCTCTGTGCCCCAGTCAATTGAATCAGCCCTTCAAAAGGCTGGTCTTGATGGATCCAACATCGACTGGCTGCTGCTTCATCAG TGA
- the LOC116203775 gene encoding probable xyloglucan galactosyltransferase GT19, with protein sequence MSASVVIFFLIAAAALLPFTATSLQIQQPDCTGRRIHIRRLPPRFNADLLANCSAYPLFTDSFCPYTANHGLGLKTHNRSQSWYRTDPLLLELLFHRRMLEYPCLTPDPSVADAVFLPYYSALDALKYLYGPEVNSSFNHGLDLYRFLRSDQPLLWSRWSGHDHFLVMARPAWDFSQPLSNDPPIWGTSFLELPEFFNVTALTFESRPWPWQEQAIPYPTSFHPPNLPLLDAWAHRVRSSKRTNLALFAGGGGISASPNIRRSIRIECENQNSTNPDSDRYTKLCEVVDCSNGVCEHDPIRYMKPMLRSNFCFQPPGDTPTRRSTFDSILAGCIPVVFEDQSAKSQYSWHLPEEDFGEFSVFIPKEDVVYKGLKIMDVLMAIPSWKVKKMREKVLEIMPRTIYRSHGSSPGLRAKKDAFDIAVENTLKRIKSRLEEV encoded by the coding sequence ATGTCCGCCTCCGTCGTCATCTTCTTCCTGATCGCTGCTGCCGCTCTCCTCCCGTTTACCGCCACCTCCCTCCAGATCCAGCAGCCCGACTGCACAGGCCGCCGGATCCACATCCGCCGGCTGCCTCCCCGGTTCAACGCCGACCTCCTCGCCAACTGCTCCGCGTACCCGCTCTTCACCGATTCCTTCTGCCCCTACACGGCCAACCACGGCCTCGGCCTCAAGACCCACAACCGCTCCCAGAGCTGGTACCGCACCGACCCGCTCCTCCTCGAGCTCCTTTTCCACCGCCGCATGCTCGAGTACCCCTGCCTCACCCCTGATCCCTCCGTCGCCGACGCcgtcttcctcccctactacTCCGCCCTCGACGCCCTCAAGTATCTCTACGGCCCCGAGGTCAACTCCAGCTTCAACCACGGCCTCGACCTCTACCGCTTCCTCCGCTCCGATCAGCCACTCCTGTGGTCCCGGTGGTCCGGCCATGACCACTTCCTCGTGATGGCCCGCCCCGCCTGGGACTTCTCCCAGCCCCTCTCCAATGACCCGCCCATCTGGGGCACGTCTTTCTTGGAGCTGCCGGAGTTCTTCAACGTTACCGCCCTCACCTTCGAGTCTCGTCCGTGGCCGTGGCAGGAGCAAGCCATCCCCTACCCCACCTCCTTCCACCCCCCCAACCTTCCACTCCTTGACGCCTGGGCCCACCGTGTCCGATCGTCCAAGCGCACAAACCTTGCCCTCTTTGCAGGGGGCGGTGGCATCTCCGCCTCACCCAACATCCGCAGGAGCATTCGTATCGAGTGCGAGAACCAGAATTCCACCAATCCTGATTCGGACCGATACACCAAGCTCTGTGAGGTAGTGGACTGCTCAAATGGGGTCTGCGAGCACGACCCCATCCGCTACATGAAGCCCATGCTGCGGTCAAACTTCTGCTTCCAGCCTCCAGGGGACACCCCGACCCGGAGATCCACCTTCGACAGCATCCTCGCTGGCTGCATTCCCGTCGTCTTCGAGGACCAATCTGCAAAGTCCCAGTACTCATGGCACTTGCCCGAGGAGGATTTCGGGGAGTTTTCGGTTTTCATCCCTAAGGAAGATGTGGTCTACAAAGGCCTCAAGATCATGGACGTTCTGATGGCAATACCCAGTTGGAAGGTCAAGAAGATGAGGGAGAAGGTCTTGGAGATTATGCCAAGGACCATTTACAGAAGTCACGGGAGCTCTCCCGGGTTGAGGGCGAAGAAGGATGCCTTCGATATCGCTGTGGAGAACACTCTGAAGAGGATAAAGTCCAGACTTGAAGAGGTATAA
- the LOC116203776 gene encoding 3-oxoacyl-[acyl-carrier-protein] synthase 3 B, chloroplastic isoform X1, translating into MANASGFLGPSVPSLRRRAQFQRSMAIHGSGFCSPELSAKRVFCSSAIQGADKQALGDSSIESRAPRLVSKGCKLLGSGSAIPSLQVSNDDLAKIVDTSDEWISVRTGIRNRRVLSGKDSLTNLAAEAARKALEMAQVDADDVDMVLMCTSTPEDLFGSAPQIQKALGCKKYPLSYDITAACSGFVLGLVSAACHIRGGGFNNVLVIGADSLSRYVDWTDRGTCILFGDAAGAVLVQSCDAEEDGLFAFDLHSDGDGQRHLKASFTENDIDHAVGTSGAISDFPPRRSSYSCIQMNGKEVFRFACRSVPQSIESALQKAGLDGSNIDWLLLHQANQRIIDAVATRLEVPPERVISNLANYGNTSAASIPLALDEAVRSGKVKAGHMIAAAGFGAGLTWGSAIVRWG; encoded by the exons ATGGCAAATGCATCTGGTTTTTTGGGTCCTTCAGTCCCGAGCTTGAGGAGGAGGGCCCAGTTCCAGCGTTCAATGGCGATTCATGGATCTGGGTTTTGTTCCCCGGAGCTTAGTGCGAAGAGGGTGTTTTGCTCCAGCGCCATTCAAGGTGCTGACAAACAGGCTCTGGGCGATTCTTCCATTGAATCTCGAGCGCCAAG GCTTGTGAGTAAAGGTTGCAAGTTACTTGGATCTGGCTCAGCTATACCATCTCTTCAGGTCTCAAATGATGATCTTGCTAAAATTGTCGATACCTCCGATGAATGGATCTCTGTCCGTACAGGAATCCGCAATCGACGGGTTCTTTCAG GCAAAGATAGTCTGACGAATTTAGCAGCAGAGGCAGCGAGAAAAGCTCTAGAGATGGCACAGGTTGATGCTGACGATGTGGATATGGTCTTGATGTGCACTTCCACCCCTGAGGATCTTTTCGGTAGTGCTCCTCAG ATTCAGAAAGCACTCGGCTGCAAAAAATATCCTTTGTCCTACGATATTACGGCTGCGTGCAGCGGATTCGTGTTGGGTCTAGTCTCAGCTGCTTGCCACATTAGAG GAGGTGGATTTAATAATGTTCTAGTGATTGGTGCCGATTCTCTTTCTCGGTATGTTGATTGGACCGATCGAGGGACCTGCATTCTCTTTGGGGATGCTGCGGGTGCTGTACTGGTGCAG TCCTGTGATGCCGAGGAAGATGGGCTCTTTGCCTTTGATTTGCACAGTGATGGAGATGGGCAAAG GCACCTAAAAGCCTCATTCACAGAAAATGATATTGATCATGCCGTGGGAACTAGTGGGGCCATCTCAGACTTTCCACCAAGACGTTCTTCATATTCTTGCATCCAAATGAATGGTAAAGAGGTCTTCCGCTTCGCTTGCCGCTCTGTGCCCCAGTCAATTGAATCAGCCCTTCAAAAGGCTGGTCTTGATGGATCCAACATCGACTGGCTGCTGCTTCATCAG GCGAACCAGAGGATTATTGATGCAGTCGCGACGCGCCTGGAGGTTCCACCGGAACGAGTCATCTCAAACTTGGCGAATTACGGGAACACCAGTGCCGCATCTATCCCCTTGGCACTAGATGAAGCTGTTCGGAGCGGGAAGGTGAAGGCGGGCCACATGATCGCTGCTGCAGGCTTCGGTGCGGGGCTAACTTGGGGGTCTGCCATTGTCAGATGGGGATAA